A stretch of DNA from Desulfurella amilsii:
GGCTTAGAGGTTCACATTCAACTTTTAACAGATAGCAAGATATTTTGCTCTTGCTCGACAAAATTTGGCTCGCTACCAAACGAAAACGTATGTCCTGTGTGTTTAGGTATGCCTGGCGTTTTGCCGGTTTTGAACAAAAAAGTAGTGGAATTTGCACTAAGGCTTGGACTTGCGCTAAATTGTACGATAAATAAATACTCTGTTATGGCAAGAAAAAATTATTTTTATCCTGATTTACCAAAAAATTACCAGATCTCACAATACGAGCTACCCATATTAACTGGTGGTTATGTAGAAATTGAAGATGAAAATGGCTTCAAAAAAATACCCCTTGAGCGTATTCACATAGAAGAAGACGCAGGCAAAACCATACACACATCAAATTCAAGTTTGATAGATTATAACAGAACTGGCACAGCACTGCTTGAGATTGTATCAAAGCCTGCCATAGAAACACCAAGGCAAGCTTACGAGTATTTGAGATCCCTAAGAAGAATTGTGAGGTATTTAGGCATTTGCGATGGCAACATGGAAGAAGGCTCACTGAGGTGTGATGCAAACATATCCATAAAACCAAAGGGCCAAAAAGAATTAGGCACAAAGGTTGAAGTTAAAAATATGAACTCCTTTAAGCATGTCGAAAAAGCACTTGAGTATGAATGGAATCGCCAGATTCAGGCTGTTATGGACAACCAGAGTATTATTCAAGAAACAAGACTATTTGATGAAAAAACACTCACAACAAAATCCATGCGCTCCAAAGAAGAAGCTTACGAGTATAGATACTTTCCAGATCCTGATCTTGTACCTATTTCTATTAATGATGATTTTACCCAATCCGTAAAAGGCAATTTGCCAGAACTGCCATTTGAAAAAATGCAACGATTTGTTAAACATTACAGTATAAAAGAAGAAGATGCAAAAACGCTTGTTGAGTCAAAAGATATTGCCGATTATTATGAAGAGTCTGCAAAACTGTCAAATCCCAAAGCGGCTTGCAACTGGATTTTAACCGAAGTTTTAGGATATTTAAACAAAGAAAACAAAGACATAACGCAATGCAAAATTAAACCTGCAAATTTAGCGGAACTTATTAATTTAGTTGAAAATAATGTTATTAGTGGTAAAATAGCAAAAGAGGTTTTTGCAAAAATGTATGAAAATGCCCTTTCACCTAAAGTAATTATAGAAAAAGAAAACCTAGTTTTAATTCAAGATACAAGCATTATAGAAAAAGCTTTAGATGAAGCAATAGCGTCTAACCCGAAGGCAGTTGAGCAATACAAAACTGGCAAAAAGAATACAATTGGTTTTTTTGTAGGGGCTGTGATGAAAGCTACAAAAGGCAAAGCAGATCCAAAAATCGTCAATGAACTTATAATAAAAAAATTGGGTGATATATGAGAATCGTTATTCACTCAGGGCTAGTCATTGACCCAGCCAACAATCTTGAAAAAGTCACAAATGTTGTGATAAATGATGATAAAATTGAGCTTGTTGGAAATACAAACGGTTTATCAATAGATAAAGAAATTGATGCAAGTGGTCTTGTAGTGTGCCCTGGCTTCGTTGATTTGCATACGCATTTAAGAGATCCAGGCTTTACAAAAAAAGAGACTATACAAACTGGTGCAGCTGCAGCAGTAGCAGGCGGTTTTACAAGTATCTGCTGTATGCCAAATACAAACCCACTAATAGATAATGAATTGACGGTTTCCTATATCACAAATAAAGCTTCCAGTCTAAATATTTGCGATATCCGCCCAATTGGCGCTATCACAAAAAACCAAGAAGGCAAACAACTTTGTGATTATCTCAGTTTAAAAAGCGCAGGCTGCATTGCTTTTAGTGACGATGGAAAGCCTGTATCAGACGCAAATTTGCTATACACTGCACTTATCTACACTAAAAACAATGGAGACTTCATTTTTGCGCTTCACGAAGAAGACTACAGTCTTTCTAAAGGCGGCATTATAAACGAAGGCAAAACAGCATTTGGGCTTGGATTAAAAGGTATACCAAGCCTTGCAGAAAGTTCAATGATAGCACGTGATATTGAAATACTAAGGGCTGTTAAAGATGCTCGTTTGCATATATGTCATGTTAGCGCAAAGGAATCTATAGCGCTTTTAAAAAACGCTAAAAAAGAAGGCTTGAATATAACTTTTGAAGTTACACCGCACCATCTTGCACTAACCGAAGAAGAAGCTTACAATTACAACACTTATGCAAAAGTTAATCCGCCGCTTAAATCTAAAGAAGATCTAGAGTCAATCATAGAAGCATTCAAGCAAGATTTAGTGGATGCCATTGCGACAGACCACGCACCGCACGAGCTTGATTCAAAAAATGTACTCATTCAAGATGCAAGCTTTGGCATAAGCGGCCTTGAGACAGCTTTTGGTGTTGTAAATACTTATTTGGTCAAAAAAAATCTTATAAGCCTGTTCAAAGCCATAGAATTATTGTCCACAAAACCTGCTAAAGCGTTTAAACTAGACGCAGGGAAACTCACTGAAGGCTCATTGGCAAATATTGTTTTACTTGATCCCAACAAAGAGTGGGTGGTAGACTCAAATAACTTTAAATCAAAAGGTAAAAATACGCCATTTAACTTAAAAACTCTTTCTGGAAATATAGAGCAGACAATTTACAAAGGAAAAACTGTATATAGAAGGTGATGCTATGCTGTTTAAAAAAAAGAAAAAAAATGAAGAAAAATGGATCAAATGTCCATCCTGCGGTGAAACCGCCTATATCGACGAACTAAAGCGTAATTTTTGGGTATGCAAGTGTGGGTACTATTTTAGGATATCAGCAGAAAAACGTATTGCAATAACAGTCGACCAAAATAGTTTTAAAGAATTTGATCAAAGTATAAGGACTAAAGACCCATTAAACTTCGTTGATCTCAAACCTTACAAAGATAGAACAAACGAAGCTATTGAAAAAACTTCCAACAAAGAAGCGGTAGTGTGTGGCACATGCACCATAAAAGAAAAACCATGCGTCATAGTAGCAATGGATTTTTCCTTTTTGGGTGGTTCAATGGGGTACGCCACAGGAGAAAAGATTGTCAGGGCAATAGAAAAAGCCATAAAGCATAGTTTAGCGTTAGTTATTATTAGTTCTTCTGGCGGTGCAAGGATGCAAGAAGGCATATTGTCTTTGATGCAAATGGAGCGCACTTCTTTTGCTCTAACTAAATTGGCAGAAAAAGGATTACCATATATTTCTGTGTTAACAGATCCCACAACAGGGGGCGTGTCCGCAAGTTTTGCAATGCTTGGGGATATTATTGTCGCTGAGCCAAAAGCTCTCATTGGCTTTGCTGGCCCGCGTGTCATTGAACAAACTATAGGCCATGCTTTACCAGAAGGATTTCAAAGGTCAGAATTTTTGCTTGAAAAAGGTTTTATTGATTTAATATGTGAAAGAAAAGACTTGCCAGACACAATTGCTAAATTTTTAGAATTTTTTCACAATGACAGACGATGAATCTATAGCAATTGAAAAAATTGATCCGATTGAGGGTCTTGGTAAAAAGGAAGAAAGCTATTACAAACATCAAAAGCAACCACCAAAAAAACAAACACCAAGCAAAGTTTCATATAAAGAGCTTTTTGTAAAGCGTTTTCAAAAAAACCTAGATAGTTTTGATATCAATATTGTTATAAAAGATGGTAAAAAAATGTTTCGATTTTACTCAAAAAACTCACACAAAGAATTTTTTCAAAATTACGATTGTTTGTGTGAACTACTAAACTTTTGTGCCCAAAAAGAAGATCAGATAGGCATCAATGTTGATATAAATGTGTAGTTCAAAATGTTATTTTTTTGCATCATAACAAGATTTTGGGATAGATTTTTCTCGATTGAGCCAAGTGATCAAGAATTATTTGGCTTTGCCGCTGAGTCAATTTTGCAAAAAATTTTAACACAGAAAAATTATACAGCATTTTATAACCGCATACTTAAAAGCCCCTACAACAAACATCGCTTCTTAGAAATTGATGCAATTATTTATCACAATAATACTATTTTTTGCGTAGAAATGAAAAACTACAAGGGTACTATATATTATGCAGCTAATTTTCAAAATGATACATTTGATTCTTACAAAACCAACACAATCATACAGCTAAAAACTGACAAACACTTAAACCAAACATTCAAAGCATTACCTAATCCCCTTGATAAAACAAAATTTTTTACAAAACAACTAAGAAAGTACTTATTGCGATTTGATAATCGTTTTTCAACAATAAAGTTTAAAAGCGTTGTAGTTTTTTTAGATTCATCAACTAACATTGATGGCATTCAGTCATTTGAAGAAGGGTTAATATATTTTTCCCAATTGGAAGATTTTTTAGAACAACAATCGCAAAACGGCACCAATAATGCATGGGTATTGGATTATTTAGAGAAACTCCCAACTTTTGATAAAATAATTACCGTAAATAATCAAACAATACAGGGTATTTTGAAAGAAATAATCATCCACTGCCAAAAACCAAATACTGAACTAGATTTAAAAAAAATTAGAGCAATAGATATAAAGCACAAATTCACAAGTTGCAAAGCTCAAATAATGCTTCAATATAACGATTTAACCACTTGCGAGTTTGTGTGTGATAAACTAACAGTAATTTTAGACAAGTTTGGCACACTCCAAAAGCACAGACTTTCAAATATAAACAAAATTATCGTTGGCACACACAGCCTAAGACCGCTTTAATGGTTTAGCTTTACCTTGGCAATGCAAATGGCCCAACCACATAACCCCATGGGTTTACGTGTATTTGATATTGCTGTTTATTTTTGTTTTCAACTGTGGCAT
This window harbors:
- a CDS encoding dihydroorotase, with amino-acid sequence MRIVIHSGLVIDPANNLEKVTNVVINDDKIELVGNTNGLSIDKEIDASGLVVCPGFVDLHTHLRDPGFTKKETIQTGAAAAVAGGFTSICCMPNTNPLIDNELTVSYITNKASSLNICDIRPIGAITKNQEGKQLCDYLSLKSAGCIAFSDDGKPVSDANLLYTALIYTKNNGDFIFALHEEDYSLSKGGIINEGKTAFGLGLKGIPSLAESSMIARDIEILRAVKDARLHICHVSAKESIALLKNAKKEGLNITFEVTPHHLALTEEEAYNYNTYAKVNPPLKSKEDLESIIEAFKQDLVDAIATDHAPHELDSKNVLIQDASFGISGLETAFGVVNTYLVKKNLISLFKAIELLSTKPAKAFKLDAGKLTEGSLANIVLLDPNKEWVVDSNNFKSKGKNTPFNLKTLSGNIEQTIYKGKTVYRR
- the accD gene encoding acetyl-CoA carboxylase, carboxyltransferase subunit beta, producing the protein MLFKKKKKNEEKWIKCPSCGETAYIDELKRNFWVCKCGYYFRISAEKRIAITVDQNSFKEFDQSIRTKDPLNFVDLKPYKDRTNEAIEKTSNKEAVVCGTCTIKEKPCVIVAMDFSFLGGSMGYATGEKIVRAIEKAIKHSLALVIISSSGGARMQEGILSLMQMERTSFALTKLAEKGLPYISVLTDPTTGGVSASFAMLGDIIVAEPKALIGFAGPRVIEQTIGHALPEGFQRSEFLLEKGFIDLICERKDLPDTIAKFLEFFHNDRR
- the gatB gene encoding Asp-tRNA(Asn)/Glu-tRNA(Gln) amidotransferase subunit GatB; amino-acid sequence: MKFEPTIGLEVHIQLLTDSKIFCSCSTKFGSLPNENVCPVCLGMPGVLPVLNKKVVEFALRLGLALNCTINKYSVMARKNYFYPDLPKNYQISQYELPILTGGYVEIEDENGFKKIPLERIHIEEDAGKTIHTSNSSLIDYNRTGTALLEIVSKPAIETPRQAYEYLRSLRRIVRYLGICDGNMEEGSLRCDANISIKPKGQKELGTKVEVKNMNSFKHVEKALEYEWNRQIQAVMDNQSIIQETRLFDEKTLTTKSMRSKEEAYEYRYFPDPDLVPISINDDFTQSVKGNLPELPFEKMQRFVKHYSIKEEDAKTLVESKDIADYYEESAKLSNPKAACNWILTEVLGYLNKENKDITQCKIKPANLAELINLVENNVISGKIAKEVFAKMYENALSPKVIIEKENLVLIQDTSIIEKALDEAIASNPKAVEQYKTGKKNTIGFFVGAVMKATKGKADPKIVNELIIKKLGDI
- a CDS encoding nuclease-related domain-containing protein, with product MLFFCIITRFWDRFFSIEPSDQELFGFAAESILQKILTQKNYTAFYNRILKSPYNKHRFLEIDAIIYHNNTIFCVEMKNYKGTIYYAANFQNDTFDSYKTNTIIQLKTDKHLNQTFKALPNPLDKTKFFTKQLRKYLLRFDNRFSTIKFKSVVVFLDSSTNIDGIQSFEEGLIYFSQLEDFLEQQSQNGTNNAWVLDYLEKLPTFDKIITVNNQTIQGILKEIIIHCQKPNTELDLKKIRAIDIKHKFTSCKAQIMLQYNDLTTCEFVCDKLTVILDKFGTLQKHRLSNINKIIVGTHSLRPL